From the Paenibacillus sp. MMS20-IR301 genome, the window AATCCACCTTTGCAAGCCCGGCTGACAGCTGCTGCAGCTTCTCCTGCAGAGGCTCTGCAAGCTCCAGGTCACTGGATTCGGCGAATGCGGTCTCCGCACGGTTCAGCTCCTGCAGCTGCCCGGTGATGGTTGATACGGTAATTCTTTTCTCCATTTCGCTCTTCTGCCGTTCCATAGAAAGCTCTACCTGGTTAATCTTATGACCCTGGTACAGAGCCACGCCAAGAAAGATTAGCGTAATTGCCGAGAAACTTAAGATTAGCTTCCATTTCATCGAAAAGTGTATCAGGTTCCCCTTCAAAGGTATCATCCCTTCATCTCAAACTAGTAATTGCGAATAGGTATATTTTGCTATTCACTTCATTGTAGAAGCCGGATATTAATTATCCTCTACCGTTATGTATGCGGAGCGTAAAGAAAATGTTGCGAAAGTGTTAACAAACACGAATTTCTTCCACGTTCTGTATAAATATGCAGCAGATTAGCAAAAAAGCCGGAGGAAAGATCCGACTTGCGAACCAGAAAGCAGACAAAAATAACCCCGCAAACTAAAAAACAAGCCTCCGGAATCCGGAAGCCTGTCCCTAATGCAGCTTGCTCTGCTAATGTTAATCTAATCTTTTATCACCAGGGGCTGTTCAGCAGCCCGGGTTACTCTGCACCTTGTTCCATGTACATAACTTCCCACAGATGCCCGTCGATATCCTGGAAGCTCCAGTTATACATGAAACCGTGATCGACCGGATCATTGAACGGTTTACCGCCGGCTTCCAGTGCTTTATGCACCAGCTCGTCCACTTCTGCCCTGCTTGCTGCGGAGAACGCAAGAATAACCTCCGTATGCCCGGCAGTATCAATAATTGACTTCGAGGTAAAGGTGCCGAAGAATTCTTTCGTCAGCAGCATAGCAAATGTATTGCCATTGATGATCATACAGGTCGCATTCTCATCCGTGTATTGCGGGTTGAATTCGAACCCCAAAGCGGTAAAGAACTTGATTGATTCCTGCAGATTATTCACCGGTAAATTGACAAAAAGCTGGCCTGCCTGGTATCCCATCATTATCACCTCTGCATGAAATGGAGTAACACCGCCCCATTATAGCATGGCAGAGGGAAATCACCAAAAGCCGGATTAATGCTGCGCTCCGGCCTTATTTCCTCGCCAAATGCAGATCAATTGTGTCATATACATGGAGAATATTTCCGGCATGTATTATGGCAGCAGCGATCTCTTGCTCAAGCCCTTCTTTGTCTGCAGATGGCATGGTTCTATGATCTGAGTATGTATTGAGTAATGCGATATAGTCCGGCGCAGTAAAACTTCTGGTCATATGATACAGCTTGAGCCGGACATCCTCGAACCCGTATGTACGCAAGCTGTTGCTGACAGCATCATATTTACTTGTATCATATTCTATTAATTTCTGGCCGGACGGGCGGTATTTGTGATAGATCTGCTGGATGCTCTGATGCAATGCATCATCCTCACGCCCTACATACGGCCGGTTCCAGAACAGCGCCACAGTGCCGCCGGGCTTAAGCAACCGGAATACCTTAGGATAGCCTGCCGATTCCGGGATCCAATGGAAGGCCGTAGCCGAATAGATAAGATCTATACTGGCTTCCGGGCATTCAAATGCTTCAAATGAAGTATGGGTCACCTTAAAATTGGAGAATTGCTGAAACTTTTGCCGGGAATACGCTGCAAGCTCCCCGCCCAGTTCAACTGCCGTCAGGCTGCAGCCGGTCCGGACAAACGGTCCGGTCGCCTGACCGGTTCCAATACCGATTTCAACCGTCTGGCAGTCCTGCCCAATCCGGGAGTAAGCCAGTACGTCCCTGAATAGTGCTTCACAGTAGAGGGGTCTCCACCGGTCGTAGTTCGCCGCATTCTCATTGAACGTTAGCCGCTTATCCATGTTCAATCCCCTTTCGCTTACATTTTATATCCGCATTCTAATGCTGCTTTAATAAACCGGCGTTACAATAATCTGTAAGACCGGCTGCACGGCAGCTGGCCAAGCTGAAGCTGTACCCGCAAATTCACGAGGAGGATCATAGATGCCTAATATTTGGATGCATATACAATACGGACAACAGCTGGCCGGGGAATTCAGCAGCCGTTTCCCGTTTCTCAGCAGCCTGGAGCAGTACAGTAAACTGTATAATCTTGGATGCCAAGGACCGGATTACCTATTATATCACAGCTTTCTGCCGTGGAGACAGGATATAGGCGCGCTTCATCTCGGGGACCTGATGCATTCACAGCACTGCGGCCCGGTACTCCTTGATTTCTGGAAAGCAGCCCGCATGCTGAAAGGGGAGGAGGCGGCTCAGACTCAGCTCTACTTCCTTGGTTTCCTCACTCACCATCTGCTGGACCGGAATCTGCATCCCTACATTAACTGGAAAGCCGGTTACAAATACCGTGACCACCAGCGGTTCGAAATTGATCTGGACATGTTGTTCATGAAGCGGCTGCGGGGTATCAACATCTGGCAGCATCCGGCCTGGACCCTGATTGACTCCGGCCCGCAGCTGGCGGCGCCTGTTCATCACATTCTTCATACTACTGCGCAGAACCATTATCCGGAGGCCATGCGCGGTCTGTCTGAGGAGATCTGGCACAGCTCGTACCGGGACATGGTGCTGGCCCACAGATACCTGTACGACCCTAAAGGCTGGAAAAAAGCCCTGACCTGGGGCAGAACCCGGCGGCTGTTCACACGCAGGCTGTCCTCCCGGGAGCAGCAGCTTGATTACCTGAATGAACAGCATGCCGAGTGGCGTCATTCTGCAGTGCATTCAGAGGTCCGGACGGAATCTGTACCGGAGCTTTGGGAGCAGGCGCTGGCCGAAGGCCGCATTGTACTGGGCGCGCTGGCTGACTGGCTGGACTGCACGAATGCCCCGGATGCACAGCATAAGCTGGAGCAGTTCAGCCTCTTGCTGGGCAACCGTTCATACGATACCGGCAAGGAATGCAGCCTCAACCTGCAGAACATTTATGCCGAACCTATATGGACAGCACTGGAAGACGGTTGTTCACGCAAAAAACGCCCGGTTTCCCGGACGCTCACTTGACAGCCTCTGCTCTGTCAGCTTCATGTTCCTGCAATTACTTTGGCTCCGGCGGAATGATCTCCGGCGGTGTCTGCGGTATGACTTCCGGCTGCTCCTGCGGAACAACCTCCGGGGGAATCACGGTGGGTCCCGGTTCAGGGACAACCCCCGGCTCCACTTCTGGAACGGTCTGCGGCGGAACCTCCGGCGGCAGGTCTTTATTCATAGTCTTGTACCTCCTTCATTCCTGATAGTACTGTATACCCTTTCCATTCTATTTTGAAAAAAATCCGGCTCTCCTCCCGCATTACTCTGAGGTTTAACCTGCGGTTAATCTCCGTGAAATATTCGCCTGTTATGCTCAGGGCAACAAGAATACTGGGAGGGATACCGATGCGTCTGGCAGTATTCACGGATACTTTTCTTCCGCAAACGAATGGTGTAGCCCGTACACTTGGCCGGTTAACAGAGCATTTGCACCGCCGGGGAATCGAGCATCTGCTGTTCACTCCTAGATCTGCCCCGGAGAACAGCTATCCTGACCCCGTCCGGCCCATTGCCAGCATCCCTTTTTTCCTGTACCCCGAGTGCAGGCTCGCCCTCCCGGGTATGTCTGCCATCCAGCATGATCTGAATGCTTTCGCCCCGGATTTGCTCCATTTGGCTACCCCGTTCAACATTGGCCTGGCCGGCCTCCGTTATGCCCGCAAGCGGCAGCTTCCCCATGTCGCCTCCTATCACACCCATTTCGACCGTTACCTGGAATACTACCGGATGCGGGGCATGATTCCGCTCTACTGGAAGTACATGAAGTGGTTTCACCGTTCCTGCGATGCTGTGCTCGCTCCCTCTGAGGAGACTATCGCCTCTCTGCGCGGAGAGGGGTTCAGCGGACTGCGGCTGTGGTCCCGTGGTGTTGATTGCCATCTCTACTCGCCGGAGAAGCGGAGCACAGACCTGCGGGAGCGTTACGGCAGCGGCGCTTCTCTGCTGCTGCTCTATGTCGGGCGGATTGCCCCGGAAAAAGACCTCACCACCCTGCTCGGCGCCATGCAGCTGCTGCCGGAATCCACGCGCAGCCAAGTGCAGCTGCTGATCGTCGGAGACGGGCCGCTGCTGCCCGAGCTGCGGCCGCAGGCACCCGAGAATGTCATATTCACCGGTGCGAAGCATGGCGAAGAGCTGGCGGAGCTGTACGCCTCGGCAGATCTCTTCGTCTTCCCATCGTGCACGGAAACGTTCGGCAATGTCGTGCTCGAAGCCATGGCTTCGGGCCTGCCGGTGGTTGCCGCAGATGCCGGCGGCACCAGGGAGCTGGTCGTTCCCGGTGCCACCGGGAGCCTGTTCGCCCCCCGCGATCCGGTGGCGATGGCGCACGGGATTGCTGAGCTGGCTGCTCAGCACAGTCGGCGGACATCCATGGGCCGCGAAGGGCGTCGCCTTGCGCTCAGACGCTCGTGGGACACTATTTTTGACGGCCTGATTGACAATTATGCCGAGGTGATTGAAAACCGCAGGATTAAGGGCAGAACAGATATTTTTACAGCTTAAGAGGCGCTATGTCCTCTCGGGTACTCAGATGTTCAGCTGGTATATTCAAGTATTCTGGAGACCGTATCCATTGGATGCGGTCTCTGTTTGCGTATGCAGGCACGGGCTTTTTGGGAAAGGATTCCGCATTTCCTGATGCTGTATAGATACTAAATAGATCACGGGGTTAATCATTTACTTTTTTACTAAGTTCACTGTTTCTACCTATCATTCTATTGACCAATGGTATAATGACTAATATCATACACTTATAAACTTAAGGGCCTAAAAAATGGAATTGGATTGGGTGGTGTTTTCTTGGAGCCTGCTACCACGATACGCGGTCATATTGAGGCTTATCTC encodes:
- a CDS encoding VOC family protein — protein: MGYQAGQLFVNLPVNNLQESIKFFTALGFEFNPQYTDENATCMIINGNTFAMLLTKEFFGTFTSKSIIDTAGHTEVILAFSAASRAEVDELVHKALEAGGKPFNDPVDHGFMYNWSFQDIDGHLWEVMYMEQGAE
- a CDS encoding class I SAM-dependent methyltransferase, with the protein product MDKRLTFNENAANYDRWRPLYCEALFRDVLAYSRIGQDCQTVEIGIGTGQATGPFVRTGCSLTAVELGGELAAYSRQKFQQFSNFKVTHTSFEAFECPEASIDLIYSATAFHWIPESAGYPKVFRLLKPGGTVALFWNRPYVGREDDALHQSIQQIYHKYRPSGQKLIEYDTSKYDAVSNSLRTYGFEDVRLKLYHMTRSFTAPDYIALLNTYSDHRTMPSADKEGLEQEIAAAIIHAGNILHVYDTIDLHLARK
- a CDS encoding zinc dependent phospholipase C family protein, whose translation is MPNIWMHIQYGQQLAGEFSSRFPFLSSLEQYSKLYNLGCQGPDYLLYHSFLPWRQDIGALHLGDLMHSQHCGPVLLDFWKAARMLKGEEAAQTQLYFLGFLTHHLLDRNLHPYINWKAGYKYRDHQRFEIDLDMLFMKRLRGINIWQHPAWTLIDSGPQLAAPVHHILHTTAQNHYPEAMRGLSEEIWHSSYRDMVLAHRYLYDPKGWKKALTWGRTRRLFTRRLSSREQQLDYLNEQHAEWRHSAVHSEVRTESVPELWEQALAEGRIVLGALADWLDCTNAPDAQHKLEQFSLLLGNRSYDTGKECSLNLQNIYAEPIWTALEDGCSRKKRPVSRTLT
- a CDS encoding glycosyltransferase family 1 protein; this translates as MRLAVFTDTFLPQTNGVARTLGRLTEHLHRRGIEHLLFTPRSAPENSYPDPVRPIASIPFFLYPECRLALPGMSAIQHDLNAFAPDLLHLATPFNIGLAGLRYARKRQLPHVASYHTHFDRYLEYYRMRGMIPLYWKYMKWFHRSCDAVLAPSEETIASLRGEGFSGLRLWSRGVDCHLYSPEKRSTDLRERYGSGASLLLLYVGRIAPEKDLTTLLGAMQLLPESTRSQVQLLIVGDGPLLPELRPQAPENVIFTGAKHGEELAELYASADLFVFPSCTETFGNVVLEAMASGLPVVAADAGGTRELVVPGATGSLFAPRDPVAMAHGIAELAAQHSRRTSMGREGRRLALRRSWDTIFDGLIDNYAEVIENRRIKGRTDIFTA